The following coding sequences are from one Primulina eburnea isolate SZY01 chromosome 15, ASM2296580v1, whole genome shotgun sequence window:
- the LOC140815076 gene encoding uncharacterized protein — protein sequence MAVLLDPDTSELIFRFEGNKQLSSSIRLRNTIENHVAFKIKCTKPRRYGVQPWIGIISPGGCCEVTVFTTHAPRRAPTNMQTWESRDIFKIQSVIARPGTTKEDAPNLFNPAVAHMIEESRLQVVYTLTQAQVAPLDAHNLTESSLAKISEVTNSVVKNQNNELQVDESGSIVEVSTSQVVHNSVRCRNIQIGALILKCFICTFIVVLSYYLMKQTFSLIRTLTKLMVMLMMKMVTKLVSESIEDWVAKTLICVFMSLVCKYDRVMDLTNWKTKFIQNANKLKDKMINFNLLCFS from the exons ATGGCTGTGTTGCTGGATCCCGATACTTCGGAGCTGATTTTTCGGT TTGAGGGGAACAAGCAGCTATCTTCTTCGATCAGATTGAGGAATACGATTGAGAATCATGTCGCTTTTAAG ATTAAATGCACAAAACCGAGACGGTATGGTGTTCAGCCCTGGATTGGAATTATTTCTCCTGGGGGATGTTGTGAGGTTACAG TGTTTACAACGCATGCTCCAAGGAGGGCTCCCACCAACATGCAGACTTGGGAGAGCAGGGACATATTCAAGATTCAAAGTGTTATTGCGAGGCCTGGTACAACCAAAGAAGATGCTCCCAATTTG TTCAATCCGGCGGTAGCTCATATGATTGAAGAGAGCAGGCTTCAAGTGGTTTACACTTTAACACAAGCCCAAGTTGCACCCCTTGATGCTCACAACTTAACAGAGTCTTCTTTGGCAAAAATATCTGAG GTCACCAACTCTGTTGTCAAAAACCAAAACAATGAATTACAG GTTGATGAATCAGGGTCCATTGTTGAAGTGAGCACATCTCAAGTGGTTCACAATTCGGTGAGGTGTAGGAACATTCAGATTGGTGCATTGATCTTGAAGTGTTTCATCTGCACTTTTATTGTTGTGTTATCCTACTACCTCATGAAGCAGACATTTTCTCTAATCAG GACTTTGACGAAGTTGATGGTGATGTTAATGATGAAGATGGTCACTAAATTGGTGTCGGAGTCGATTGAAGATTGGGTAGCGAAAACTCTTATCTGTGTTTTTATGTCCCTCGTGTGCAAGTACGATCGAGTTATGGACCTAACGAACTGGAAGACAAAATTTATTCAAAATGCTAACAAACTGAAAGATAAAATGATAAACTTCAACCTGCTGTGTTTTTCTTGA
- the LOC140813838 gene encoding transcription factor MYBS3-like: MTRRCSHCSHNGHNSRTCPNRGVKIFGVRLTDGSIRKSASMGNLTHYMGGGGGGGSGSGTPQNGVFADSPADTPDHPSAASAAADGYGSEDFVAGSSSSRERKKGVPWTEEEHRMFLLGLQKLGKGDWRGIARNYVISRTPTQVASHAQKYFIRQSNMSRRRRRSSLFDIMANEPVDTPIVSRDFLCGNPQAETQSTIPVPPSLDKECEFMESENSNDHDITMVPNPDCPYPYPLIYPAYVAPFFPLSIPFWPGYNAEPTKEDTHEVVKPMAVHSKNSITVDQLVGMSKLSLGESLADSGPSTLSLKLVEGSTRPSAFHANPAPDGSGINSSHNPIHAL; the protein is encoded by the exons ATGACGAGGAGGTGCTCGCATTGCAGCCACAACGGGCATAATTCTCGGACGTGTCCGAATCGTGGGGTGAAGATTTTTGGGGTTCGATTGACTGATGGGTCGATCCGAAAGAGCGCGAGTATGGGTAATTTGACCCATTATATGGGGGGTGGTGGCGGTGGCGGTAGCGGGAGCGGGACCCCGCAGAACGGCGTTTTTGCCGACTCTCCGGCGGACACCCCTGACCACCCTTCTGCTGCCTCTGCCGCTGCCGATGGATATGGGTCTGAAGATTTCGTTGCTGGTTCCTCGTCCAGCCGAGAAAGGAAGAAAG GTGTTCCATGGACAGAAGAGGAGCACCGAATGTTTCTTCTTGGTTTGCAAAAGCTTGGTAAAGGTGATTGGCGTGGAATCGCACGGAATTATGTGATCTCCAGAACTCCTACTCAGGTTGCTAGTCATGCCCAGAAATACTTCATAAGACAAAGTAACATGTCTAGGCGGAGAAGACGCTCCAGCCTTTTCGATATTATGGCCAATGAA CCGGTCGATACCCCAATTGTTTCTCGGGATTTTCTCTGTGGGAACCCTCAAGCTGAGACACAAAGCACCATCCCAGTGCCTCCTTCTCTGGACAAAGAATGTGAATTCATGGAATCAGAAAACTCCAATGACCACGATATCACCATGGTTCCAAATCCCGACTGCCCGTATCCATATCCTCTCATATATCCTGCTTATGTGGCACCATTCTTTCCATTATCCATACCATTCTGGCCCGGATACAATGCAGAACCCACAAAAGAAGACACTCACGAAGTGGTGAAGCCAATGGCTGTCCATTCTAAGAACTCCATCACAGTTGATCAGCTAGTTGGCATGTCAAAACTCAGCTTAGGCGAATCTCTAGCGGATTCCGGGCCATCCACTCTGTCCCTTAAACTTGTTGAAGGTTCCACAAGGCCATCAGCATTTCATGCAAATCCTGCTCCTGACGGTTCGGGCATCAACTCTAGTCACAATCCGATTCATGCCCTATAG